GTTTATGAAGTAACTTGCCCAATCATTATTGCTTTCGCAAGAGATTTTCCAAGCTTTCAACTgaacattccatgacaaaactgcagccatcATTGGTGTTTATAAGTGTTCcttttatattcctccagccCCGCACAAGTTTGCCTGTAATGTGCGAGCTAGCATTTACAGAAGGAACTGACCAAGCATAGCTAGCCACCTTTTCTCTCcctgtggtaaggggattggtcaaaacataaaataaaaaatactattgaTGGATGGAAAATATGTACCTTAGGATATAGAGATAATTATGTTGACTTACAGTCATTGCAAGCACAAAAAAGGAACAATAATTCCTGCAAtcaaattagtgatagaaaatttaagacaaatgacattcagcaccccattactaatttttagtttgttattgttattatgttcatatagtcatttttataatgactatatctaaaattttcaaaaatagtaTCGAAAAATTTACGTAGTGACTAcgtatatcctaaaattagtgatatattacaaatcatattgttattactgacagaaaatttaagacaaataaatgatatcaagcagcagtttttttttttagttttttaaataagtttatttcattaatattagtcccaaagtcccaaaataaaattaaaatactgaatATTGTCTCTATATTTTTgcatataaagttttttttttttttccctacatTAGTTCCTTGCTGGAGAGTTTTGGTTTTTGCTCCACCGATCTTATTTTTTGAGTTGTACTTTtgtttttcataattattattattattattatatttctatTACCATAAGCCAGCAATTAGCAGTGAACACTGGTATACAACAAAcgaatattcattatttaaagTGTTAATATTAAGGTCACATCAAATAGGAATACAGTCAAACCTAAATAATACAAACCAGAAGGGACCATCATTTTGTGAATTTGCAAAAATTATATTCGTATTAACCAAACTAGTAAACCATTTTATATCAATATTTagataacttttaaattaaattcaaataaattttaaaatttttgctcaTATAATACATTCAAATTACACCAAAAGAAATAGAATATGCTACAAGGCaacttgcacacaattttatacaGCAACAaatatacaccaatccctcacttagcacgtcttcagataaTGTAAATTCATTTAGcgctatgttttaattttattgccCAGTCTTaaatagcatgtctgtaaatttaacaAGAAATTATCACAAACCAAAAAAAAGTTTGACATGATGCTATGAAGTCTGCTTCAATTAAGTAAACAACAGATataccgtggcatacagttagccaaacaagggaggAAGAGATGCGTGCGCAGGTCAAACTACACTATTGGCTGTTgcacaaacatcagctatggcaagtagAGTTGCAGCTATGGAGTGTTAAGGACCAAATGATTTTACGTCCAGTCGTCCACGTGTATGTCGCTCTGCCCTACTATTGTCCCATGACCACAGAcagggccgtgaactcagtctagccagtggcagggaatttacacaaacaaaagcaacgtctgctcATTCATctgctggtaactgtacgtgcgtAAGCACcagcagttggaatcatagtggaatcatggcttccaagtgagagcataatgcatagtgttcaagtatttgagacaaaattaGAAGTATAACagcgtgcagaatgtcatgaaggccacatttatgttggtcgcactttagttttaagcaagtcaactgtacgcacaattgtacgaaataaggactcttaccaaaagtttataaaGTCTGATGCTGATGATTGTACTagctggaatatatttgacattagataccagaacagaaatgaacaacagatgattcacatggaaaagattgttaaatgaatggtgcaatgaaaaaaaatcacgggcctgacaggattggtgtgaaccaagcactttaatttttgaaaataaactgtTAATACCTGGACATTTCCAGTAAAGGATAGATTGGAAAGTTCTCGGAAAGGTACGCGACATGAGTTAAAGGTTACTTCCGGGCGGGTAAGTCAACCAGCTGACTGATGATAACTATCTCCCATTacgcagtgtcgtatttgtcatacaaagtattcgatggtaggcttataaagataaatggtgtgacatattaaCCGTTGAGTGatattctacacatttatattacgtaaataatatttcccaacacattttaacacattaagtaaattagccttgctatttatggagaccaatgcttcagaatacacatTTTGGATAAcaggaacattttttttaagttgaatgacataagtttattttaaatcactaattaatttaaatgatttgacCTGCTTTTGTATAATCAGATTTTTAATTAGGTAAATGTTAATATCCATTCAATATGTCttgtttttatgaaaaacttaACCTCAACCAAAATGCTTTTctcccacaaaaaaaaagcatccctacttttcaaacttgaatttagcataaaatgtgcgacaattatgagATAAAAAATGGTATTGGTTgagacaaatttaaaatatactttagtCACAAATTGCAAAGAAGtgtacaaaaatttcaaaaattattatatcctTATTATTAATGTCCAGCATTTATGTGATAAACACTGtagcttaaaaaatatatcactAGAATTTAACACAGGCTGTCCACAAATCtgcaataaaatttccctgactttccactatttttataaaataattcagtTATTTTGTGTTTTCctataataaacaatgaaaatacaGCCATAGCTGGCATATAATTATACAAACTCaaattcaaacagaaccttgcatatgccattttatagtgtgAATGACTAAGCACTATAAAAACCATGAAATTTTCCTATAAAATGATTACCACCTCAGAATTGCCATGACTTTTCCACAATTTCAAATTAATtacctgactttccctgaccaaatACAACTTCCTGGCCTTTCCCAGACTTTCTAGAATGTGGGCACCCTGACACTAGTATTTACTACGGAACCTCCACAACATCGCTCAGAGGGCTATGAAACGCCAGGGGCCAGGCCACATTATCGCGATACCTTAGCTCACACTGCTGCCTGTACTCACTTGTAGTCCTCGTTTGCGCACGTGAACATGAAGGCCTCCATAGGGTTCCAGCAGAGCCTGTTGGACCGCAGCTTCAGAACAACCTTCCGCACCGGCCCCGCCTCCCTCATGTCGTACAGTATGATGCTCCGGTCACTCGCGCACGCAGCTGCCAACAGCACAAACCACACTGCAACCATGCCGTTTGTCATCCCGCACCATCTGTGCGTCCAACTGAGTAATGGAAACAGAACATTCTTCCCAAAGCAAGAATTTACTGCACGAATTTAAGTAATCACTAAGCACTCCAACAGTAATTATTTTGTTGAGTTTTCAACCTACTAAAATTGCACATACTAGTTACAATTAAAAGCTCAACCATTTTATGACTTCCACACATAATAAATAACTATAAGTCTCAAATACTGACAATGAAATCAgacacaaaaaattattgtttaacaCAACATTTAAAGCCATGGTTAAAGATTTTTGCGAATCTGCGTGTTATTTGATCAAATTTTGGCCACCGTGAGTTAAgttatagatatatatatttaattacatttacatATGATGTTCAAGAGGAAAGTCCAACctatttttagtgatacagttgaaTGCAATAcgtttttacaaaattaaataagaatgttTGAAATCAGACCGGTTTTTCCCACAACGTAAATAACTATTTCCCTCATGCGATaagaatttttgtaacaattaCATAAAggataaaattaatcatttattaaaaaaattgaacactATTTGATaattacttacaaattttctTCAATTACAGTTATTGctccttatttatttttttccctttcccCCTCACCTTGGATACGCCATTGACTGGTGTATGATAATTTACTAGCATCTAGTTAGTTTCTGCGTGTTTCATAGACAACCATAACTTTGGATTTGCATAATGTTATGATACCAGTCAATATCAGATGTTTCAGCCGGTGCATGATGAAACTTTAGTGATTTATTCAAATTCGTAAAGTGTGATGTATTCTGTTTACCTTATTATCTTATACTCATATGCCACAATTgtgatgattttattttttaatgataataatTTGAATAACTATATAGGTACTCAAGCAGTGATAAAATTCCAAATTCAAAATTGACAAATAACTTATTGGCTTTTAATTTCAAACTAGTCTAGTCACTAGCATTTCAAGAATACTAGAAAAATTAACAGTACAATTCCTTGTATTATTCAGGTTTTTAAACCTAGAAATGAAACACAGCAACTTTACATGTAGGGAGAAACCTATTACACTGTGCTTCCACAGCCTAATGATGATATAAGTGTGCAACATCTGCAGTATGGTAAGAAACATATTTATAGCACCAACTTTGAGCAGCTTACTTAACAGTTGAAATGTCAAAATGTGTTTCATGGCAGATGCACTTGGCTAAGCTTAAACTTGGCATGTACCACTTCATATGTACCTATGTATTTAAATGCAGTGAAGTGTATGGAATGTCGTAAAAACTACAAACTATTAAACATATAACTATTGCAGAGTTACTTCTGTCACGTAAATATTTCTGGAACAAGCATAGACATTGGAATTAACTATTTAAATGTACtttatataccgtatttactcgcatatacgtcgctgcaattttaccagatttgatgggaaaaaatgaagtgcgacctatatgtgaagaaaaaatttttaaaatttttgaggattttttttttttgcaatacagtagaatctcgccgatgcgacccccctctgatgcgtccattccgtttatacgaccgttttttgagaaactgtgaaaaatttgagcagagaatgttgaaaatttgagtaaaatcggctgaaatacaagtctgttacactttgttgggcgctatgtgttcacgtttatcttggcgaaagctgtactgtaagcaggcaggcatacaaaagacggctaaaaatagataccacctctctagactgtccacgcggcagtgtcttgccaagctcggcgcgtccactatcgcacgaaaagccgctgtggtagcttctgcgagagcataagaaactcgtccggccaggctggcggtagcggcggcttgacgtcatacgtgacgtgacgcttacctctcccatcccctgctaattcttcaaggctcatccctcccagagccacaaaccatgtaaaaacaccctcccccccttttccaactaacatttcaactagggatgggtcggtcccggttctcggttctggtTTTTAGCGGTTCTCAGCGTTAATGACCCGGAACCGGAACCGGCGTTGTTATAACTTCAAGTCTGGTCATTTACATGGTCATGAACACACGTGCAGGTTACAAATTACTGCATTATTTGTTGCGCAAATTGAATTATCTGCCCAtcgacataatttttaattaacatctTGAAATCCAAAAAAAAACGCAACAGTAATAATTTTTGATAACCTTTTCAGTTTTCAGACATAAACAATAAACATCAAACGTATTTATGTGCATGATCGTGATGTAAACAAGAGAAATATGTCCATAGATATCTATACAGTTGTGTGCATCACAAACAAAAATCTCACCTATGATTTTATATAGTTATTGTAAAAATGAAGCGCTTACAGCGGAAAATTAACGAAACATCGGCAAGTCAGTAGTGAGATTGCCGTGTTTTGGAGTTTTTCTATGGCGGCGAACGTTACCGTGTTTTGTGGTTATTTGAGGTTATGAggaaaaaaacgtaaatataaatagcAGAAATGACCTATATATTTTATCCGTAGTTTAAAATCGAAACTCAAACGCTATCTACTGTTCGAATTGTgacaatttacaattaattttctgTGCAGAATGCACAACTAACGAACTAACTTTATTATTTGGAAATAGCTATTTTTTCATTAAGGCGcggtacattttttttgtgtgtgtcaaCGTGACACGAAATGAAAAAGTGGTAACATTCAAAACATTGTATTTTCGTTAAAATGTCTGTCGTTTGGGAACATTTTTCCATTGACTCCATGGACAGTGAATATGCATTATGCAACTACTGCAAAAGTCGCATATCCCGAGGTTCTTCTAGGTCAACTTCAAAtcttcataaacatttaaaaaagcaACATCCCAAAAGACTCAGAGTAGAATCTGTGCAAGCTGGCCCTTGTTTTTCAAAATCTGGTTCACAAGCATCTGTTACAGAATTTGCACCAAGTGAAGGCTTGACAAGTTTGGCAAATGTGGCAACGGAAAGCACGTCCATGTCTACTAGCTCATAAATGTGCAAACGGAAAAAAGGACCTCAGTATCAGATATCTCCGAAGCAGCAGACCTTGACACAGGTATATGATAAAGCtactaaatttaaaattgatgATAAAAGGCAGACAAAAATCACACATCTTGTTGCAAAAATGGTGTGCGTGGATGGCCAACCCCTGAACCTAGTTGAGAACAGAGGATTTAAGGAACTAATTGAGCACCTTGAGCCTCGGTTTACAATGCCAACCCGAAAAACACTAAGCAATGTTATTGTTCCAGCCATGTACGAAAGTACAGTTAAAAGTGTTGAAGTCCAGTTACAAGATGCAGAGTTTGTTGCAGTAACTACAGACCTGTGGACATCAGTGGCAAACACTGATTTTCTTAGTGTAACTGCCCATTATGTAACAAAGGAATTTGTATTGCACCATGTGTGTTTGGAAGTTATACCTTTCCCCGAAGTAAGCCACACTGcagaaaatatttccaaattcaTCACTTCTTTGTTAGAAAAATGGGGACTACTGCAAAAAGTGGTGGCCATTGTGCGAGACAATGCCCGTAACCTTGTTGCTGGGTTAGAACTGTCGCCTTTCCAGCACACCTCATGCCTAGCACATACCCTGCAGCTGGTGCTCAAAGAAGGTTTCTTGAacaataaaattatcaataacttGGTTTCTTCAAGCAAGAAAATAGTAGGCCACTTCAAGCACTCTGCACGTGCCACCAAGGTGCTGAAGACTTGCCAAATCACTGCAGGTGTGGTGCAGCATCGACTTATTCATGACGAGCCCACAAGGTGGAATACGACACTGCACATGTTCAAGAGACTGCATGAGCAGAAGAAGGCAATAGTATTGGCTTGCGCAGAGCTCAATATCCCAGAACTGTCTAACTCTCTGTGGACCTTGATGGAAAATGTCATACCTATCCTCGAGGTGTTTGATTCTGTAACAACCCACATCAGCTCAGATCATGTGACTGTTGCAGAGGTGAGTACTTATGTGTAACCTATATTTAACATTGTCTTGTAATTTTCTTCTAATATCATTCAGTGAGTGACtggtttaatttatatttcaggtCATTCCCCTTACCAATCTCATTGAAAACGAGTTACAAAAGCCTGCTCCAGCTGGTTCTGGATTGCAAGGACTCAAAAATGACTTGTTATCCTCCATTAAAATAAGGTTCAAGGATCTTGAAAACAGTCAAATTCTGACGTCTGCAACATTGTTGGATCCACGCTTCAAAGCAGCACCTTTCAAAGATGAAGCAAAATGTGAAGCTGCTAaaaaaaagactgttggaggAAGCATTAGGTCTACAAATTCCTGAGAATTTGGTAAGATTTCTTTTCTCAAATAATAATTAGcctataaaaagaaaactaatataattcatgctaacaaaaaaaaaattttcctcatTAAGTTCTTAGTGAGTAccggtaaatttttttatttttttttcaggtatctGGAACAAAAAGTGCTACAATACAGTTGCAGTCAGATTCGAGTAATTTGATTTGGTCGCAGTATTCCACACTATTTACCCATCAAGTTAATAGTAGTCGGGATTCTGGTTGTGGTTCCATGGCAGAACAGCTTCAACAGTACTTCAATGAGGATAACATGCCACCTAACTGCTCTGTCACAGAATATTGGAAGAAAAGGGATCAGTGCAAACCACTACAGACACTTTCAAAAAAGTACTTGTGTGTGCCACCTGCAACAGTTTGCAGTGAGAGACTCTTCAGCACTGCAGGATTTATTTGCGACTCCAAAAGGAATCGTTTATATCCGGAGAGAGTGAAGATGCtcatttttttgaataaaaatctaaaatgaaTTTAGTGAGAAATACTAAAATGTTATAATTAGCATTACTTGTTTAAACTGTTTTAACAATACTTACACATATTTGCTCACCTTGTTTGTTTTTAAGAAGcattagtaaaattattaattaagatTACCTAccatgctgttttaatttagctgtTACACAAAAGTACTTCAATAGTTGAAACAAAATCCTAAAACAGAGTACTGGAACCGAGTACTGGAACCGAAGTTTAAAGTTTGGAACCGGCACCGAAAGCAGAACCGGTATTTTTTGGTATTCGACCCATCCctaatttcaacacattccctcccttatttcaaccttctgcgtgagaaactgtcagcatcctcctcccctacCACaccgtgcggcaaaagccaggttgtataatccattctcggtaaaataaatatttttatgggcttctacgactgtccttcgccgttaataaatactttataagtttaagttattatgatacaatttgtttattagtcaccaAGCAgattctgctgaaaaatcactaatacctcgaattttattgaatagaacaatttagcagggccgtaaatatatttattttactgcatagttacttttacATCTGCATTTGAacatgttttttcttcttttttttttacgctgtgaagggttgtggaaaagataattgcttgagctgtcaaaataaacatcgctgacggcaagggcgggagcgcatcctgtcggtctgtcgctgtgattatctactccaaaaacatgtcacagcatttcaggatagcgtTGTTCTTATCTCTTTCGTTCATAGCCGAAtgtttctacctgatccacacaagttccttcgccacgttttgaacgaaaataacaaccagccggctagcatagctgaactcgcgtgacgtgaattcacttagcgtgagtatttatcggcaaccataacaaaaaccgctgtagatataaaaaatcataacaggccttttttattcgtaattaaatttactacaacttttattctgtgcattttttcaatacaaagcactgtttttgagttatagtctacaattaagacattttaagaagtcaggaatctaacttgacttcagttttctatattcggttattacgagtacttgttataacaatttatcacgccaatatcagctctcgtagtagcggagttttacagtacccgttaactctttcgtgcacggcgcgccggccgttcacgtcattaaattaccggtacgacctatatggggggaatcttaaataccaaattcaagacctcaaattatgggtgcgacctatatgcgatggcgacatatatgcgagtaaatacggtaagacctaaaccattaaataataaaatagttttatatctTACATTATTTTACAATTCTTGCAAGATGAGTTTAGTGCAGTGTAAAATACTCACTAACAGTGTTTATATGAGAATATTTTTGGTTATTGGAAATTTCTGATCAAAAGATCATTCTTTAACTTTGTAACTACTTTAGTTTTTAAGAAACTATACTTTAGACCTACTTTgtctcagaaattatttttacttacatCAAACTAGCATCACACATTTATAAATACTAATGCTTTTTAAAGGggagaaaataaaaaacttttccaaaattattacctctatatatattatttgtggACAAGTAGTTAGAAGTAGCAGCACCATCTGTATTTTATTTCCGGAGTGCTTTTGCAGAACTCATGTCACTTATTTCTTTATATAGTAATTTAACTTCTTTCGACAGTGTAGCTAAAAATTAGCTGTAATTCTATTCATGTTCATATTTTATTGTCAGAAGAATTACGCTGaacttatattttttgttaaattgtttgCAGAATCCAGTACTGTGGCTTTCGCCAATGCTTTAAATTGTTGGTCGCTATAATTACTGCTGGACAATGTATGTTTGAATAATGTTTAAGATAAAGTTACACAATTTCTCTAATACAATGACGTAATTCACCATCAAGCAATACATATAAATTATGATGTACTATTCTGAAGTTCAATCCAGCATAAATGGCAATatgaaatatttgaagaaaataatattggtttaatttaaacataagcttaagattttttttattattgaaacaatacgattgtgttaaaattaaATGTGATATTACTAGTCATCGGTTGTGAATTTTAATCATTTCTCCCCAAGCCAATgccaaaattaacaaaaaacatACTTCTCtatcaaaccaaaaataaaaaaccttttacaTAACCAACAAATAATAGCAGCTACACTAATAAAATTAAGAACAAaacattttgatgaaataattattttaaattcaaatttattatgaaTAGTTTTGTTTTGAATGTCTACATTGTCTACACATATTGGTTGTATGAGAGAGTGCTTTGAGGTTCGTGGGAGCGGCTCGGTGGACTGAGGGCCGCTCGAATGTCAGCCCTGCCTGCTACTACCGAGTTGACCGGGTTTTCGAGGGGCGAGGAGAAAGCCAGAAAAAAATTGGCAATGTTGTCGCTCTAGCAGGTTTGCGCCAGCAGGGGGTGGAATGAGGAAGGGGAAGGCTTATAGACACGAACACTTCTTTCAAGAGATTGGAGCGATACACCCACCCCGGCTGAAAGTCACCTCGCAACTGACCATTTTCTACAGTCAACCCAGTCTAAAGACCAGCTCAGTTGTAGGGGGATATCTATTTTTATACCCTCTGCCATAATATATCATCAAAATTAAGATTTGAGAAAGTGACAACAACCAAACACAACTTTACAAAAGTGATTTGAATTATGATTGAAAGTTGCAGACAAATTACAATAGATTCTTATAAACAAGCTCAAGAATCaaattttttccttcaaagaaTCCCAAAGTAAGAGGCCCTTACAGA
Above is a genomic segment from Bacillus rossius redtenbacheri isolate Brsri chromosome 7, Brsri_v3, whole genome shotgun sequence containing:
- the LOC134533698 gene encoding zinc finger BED domain-containing protein 4-like — encoded protein: MCKRKKGPQYQISPKQQTLTQVYDKATKFKIDDKRQTKITHLVAKMVCVDGQPLNLVENRGFKELIEHLEPRFTMPTRKTLSNVIVPAMYESTVKSVEVQLQDAEFVAVTTDLWTSVANTDFLSVTAHYVTKEFVLHHVCLEVIPFPEVSHTAENISKFITSLLEKWGLLQKVVAIVRDNARNLVAGLELSPFQHTSCLAHTLQLVLKEGFLNNKIINNLVSSSKKIVGHFKHSARATKVLKTCQITAGVVQHRLIHDEPTRWNTTLHMFKRLHEQKKAIVLACAELNIPELSNSLWTLMENVIPILEVFDSVTTHISSDHVTVAEVIPLTNLIENELQKPAPAGSGLQGLKNDLLSSIKIRFKDLENSQILTSATLLDPRFKAAPFKDEAKCEAAKKKTVGGSIRSTNS